The following are from one region of the Streptosporangiales bacterium genome:
- a CDS encoding amino acid permease, translated as MRDVAPDPAPRGRVTVTQGAALYVGAVLGTGVIALPSLAARTAGPASLIAWVGMVVLSVPLAGTFAALAARHPDAGGVATYVGRAFGPDAYAMTGWLFYLALPLGVPGAALFAGAYVEEVLGGGRTTVLLASAALFVAVAGTNAFGLRVSGRVQLWLMAVLAVALVAVLVLAAPHASAAHLTPFAPHGWWAVVVAGSLLLWAFAGWEAVTHLAGEFHDPAVDIRRATVVAVVVVGVLYLGTATTVVLVLGAGAGSSEAPLSRLLAVAVDGVAPPAAAAVAVVLTCGMMNAYLAGGAKLGAALGRDGALPRALAVGSRSGEIPRRSLAVLTVGGLVCFAGLAVTGAGVERIVHLGAACLATIYSAGTLAAIRLLPRRSAGRRMAFLALGLVVVLLLATGWHLLFPVSVSLAALAYRRLRLRGTSPRP; from the coding sequence GTGCGAGATGTCGCCCCCGACCCGGCTCCGCGGGGGCGGGTCACCGTCACCCAGGGGGCGGCGCTCTACGTCGGTGCCGTCCTCGGCACAGGCGTCATCGCGCTGCCCAGCCTCGCGGCGCGCACGGCCGGCCCGGCGTCGCTGATCGCGTGGGTGGGCATGGTGGTCCTGTCGGTGCCGCTCGCCGGCACGTTCGCCGCGCTCGCCGCGCGCCATCCGGACGCCGGCGGCGTGGCGACCTACGTGGGCAGGGCGTTCGGTCCCGATGCCTACGCCATGACGGGCTGGCTGTTCTACCTCGCACTGCCGCTCGGGGTGCCGGGGGCCGCACTGTTCGCAGGCGCGTACGTCGAGGAGGTCCTGGGTGGTGGTCGCACGACGGTGCTGCTCGCCTCGGCGGCCCTGTTCGTGGCGGTCGCGGGGACCAACGCGTTCGGGCTGCGGGTGTCGGGCCGGGTGCAACTGTGGCTCATGGCCGTCCTCGCGGTGGCGCTGGTGGCCGTGCTGGTGCTCGCCGCCCCGCACGCGAGCGCGGCCCACCTCACCCCGTTCGCGCCGCATGGCTGGTGGGCCGTGGTCGTCGCCGGCTCGCTGCTGCTCTGGGCCTTCGCCGGGTGGGAGGCGGTCACGCACCTCGCCGGGGAGTTCCACGACCCCGCCGTGGACATCCGTCGCGCGACCGTCGTGGCAGTGGTCGTCGTCGGCGTGCTCTACCTCGGCACCGCGACGACCGTCGTCCTCGTGCTCGGCGCGGGTGCGGGATCGTCGGAGGCACCACTCTCCCGGCTGCTCGCCGTGGCGGTCGACGGCGTCGCGCCACCCGCCGCGGCCGCCGTCGCCGTGGTCCTGACCTGCGGGATGATGAACGCGTACCTCGCGGGCGGGGCGAAGCTCGGGGCGGCGCTCGGACGCGACGGCGCGCTCCCGCGGGCGCTCGCGGTGGGCAGCCGCTCGGGAGAGATACCGCGTCGCAGCCTCGCCGTGCTGACCGTCGGCGGGCTGGTCTGCTTCGCCGGTCTGGCGGTGACCGGTGCTGGTGTCGAGCGCATCGTGCATCTCGGCGCGGCCTGCCTGGCGACGATCTACTCGGCGGGAACGCTCGCGGCGATCCGGTTGCTCCCCCGGCGCTCGGCCGGCAGGCGCATGGCGTTCCTGGCACTCGGCCTGGTCGTCGTGCTCCTGCTGGCGACCGGCTGGCACCTGCTGTTCCCCGTCAGCGTGAGCCTCGCCGCGCTCGCGTACCGGCGGCTCCGGCTGCGGGGTACGTCGCCCCGCCCGTGA
- a CDS encoding TetR family transcriptional regulator translates to MTDRPLRADARRNRARVLAAAEEAFAAEGATVPLDEIARRAGVGAGTVYRHFPTKEALFEAVILHRVQDLTEHARADAAAEEAGTAFFSFLRRLAETAAAKHDVTDALTGAGFDVTSVLAKAQADMRDALGALLDRAQRAGDVRDDIAIDDLMILLKGSLLALRGSDADDAARDRVYAVLADGLRTRP, encoded by the coding sequence GTGACCGACCGGCCGCTGCGCGCCGACGCCAGGCGCAACCGCGCGCGGGTGCTGGCGGCGGCGGAGGAGGCGTTCGCCGCCGAGGGGGCAACGGTGCCGCTCGACGAGATCGCGCGGCGCGCGGGCGTCGGCGCGGGCACCGTCTACCGCCACTTCCCCACGAAGGAGGCGCTGTTCGAGGCGGTGATCCTGCACCGCGTGCAGGATCTCACCGAGCACGCTCGCGCGGACGCCGCGGCCGAGGAGGCGGGCACGGCGTTCTTCTCGTTCCTGCGCCGGCTGGCCGAGACCGCCGCCGCCAAGCACGACGTGACCGACGCGCTGACCGGCGCGGGCTTCGACGTCACCTCCGTGCTCGCGAAGGCACAGGCGGACATGCGCGACGCCCTGGGTGCACTGCTCGACCGCGCGCAGCGTGCCGGCGACGTTCGCGACGACATCGCCATCGACGACCTGATGATCCTGCTGAAGGGCAGCCTGCTGGCGCTGCGCGGCAGCGACGCCGACGACGCCGCGCGTGACCGTGTCTACGCCGTCCTGGCCGACGGCCTGCGCACCAGGCCATGA
- a CDS encoding glycerate kinase, producing the protein MHLVAAPDKFRGTATAAQVAAAMCAAAVDAGWTCADLPLADGGEGTVDAFGGPDRETTVTGPLGRPVVASWRYGDGTAVVEMAVASGLQLAGGREHNDPLAATTRGTGELIAAALDAGAHRVIVGIGGSATTDGGLGAVEVLAPYAPLDGSAGAAVLVACDVTTTFADAAPIFGPQKGADGQQIIVLHERLERLAERYLAEYGVDVRALPGAGGAGGLGGGLAALGARLAPGFDLISQERGLPGAAAAADLVVTGEGLLDAQSLAGKVVGGVAEVAGIDRTAAVVGDRVDGVPVPFPVLSLVETYGRERAFADTLACVHDATAHLLEERTA; encoded by the coding sequence ATGCATCTCGTCGCCGCGCCGGACAAGTTCCGCGGGACGGCCACGGCCGCGCAGGTGGCGGCGGCCATGTGCGCCGCCGCGGTCGACGCAGGCTGGACCTGCGCCGACCTGCCGCTGGCCGACGGCGGTGAGGGCACCGTCGACGCCTTCGGCGGACCCGACCGCGAGACCACCGTCACCGGCCCGCTCGGCCGTCCGGTCGTCGCGTCCTGGCGGTACGGCGACGGCACCGCCGTGGTCGAGATGGCCGTGGCGTCCGGGCTCCAGCTGGCGGGCGGCCGCGAGCACAACGACCCCCTCGCCGCCACGACCCGCGGCACCGGCGAGCTGATCGCCGCGGCGCTCGACGCCGGCGCGCACCGCGTGATCGTCGGCATCGGCGGGTCGGCGACGACCGACGGCGGACTCGGTGCGGTCGAGGTGCTTGCGCCGTACGCACCGCTCGACGGCAGTGCCGGGGCGGCGGTGCTCGTGGCCTGCGACGTGACCACGACGTTCGCCGACGCCGCCCCCATCTTCGGCCCGCAGAAGGGCGCGGACGGGCAGCAGATCATCGTCCTGCACGAACGTCTCGAGCGGCTCGCCGAGCGATACCTGGCGGAGTACGGCGTCGACGTCCGTGCGTTGCCCGGCGCCGGCGGCGCAGGCGGGCTCGGCGGCGGCCTGGCCGCGCTCGGCGCTCGGCTCGCCCCCGGCTTCGACCTGATCTCGCAGGAGCGCGGGTTGCCCGGTGCCGCGGCCGCGGCCGACCTGGTCGTCACGGGCGAGGGCCTCCTCGACGCGCAGTCGCTCGCCGGCAAGGTCGTCGGCGGCGTGGCCGAGGTGGCCGGGATCGACCGCACCGCGGCCGTCGTCGGTGACCGCGTCGACGGCGTGCCGGTGCCGTTCCCCGTGCTGAGCCTGGTCGAGACCTACGGACGCGAGCGCGCGTTCGCCGACACCCTCGCCTGCGTGCACGACGCGACCGCCCACCTGCTGGAGGAGCGGACCGCATGA
- a CDS encoding RDD family protein: protein MTTGPAPHGAPPYGQPPTPYAHWGLRVASLAIDVALFYVPMLLLVLLFGVLGLIDENGDPAGVVANGLVSVVGLLTLGFAVVNRLVLDGRNGQSIGRRITRTRLVSLQTGRPIGVGRALLRQLCHLVDTATFYVGYLLPLFTRERQTIADMVLKTVVVRTTAGGR, encoded by the coding sequence ATGACCACCGGGCCCGCGCCCCACGGAGCGCCACCGTACGGCCAGCCGCCAACTCCCTACGCGCACTGGGGGCTGCGCGTCGCGTCGCTCGCCATCGACGTCGCCCTCTTCTACGTCCCGATGCTCCTGCTGGTCCTCCTCTTCGGAGTGCTGGGCCTGATCGACGAGAACGGCGACCCGGCAGGCGTCGTCGCGAACGGCCTCGTGAGCGTCGTCGGCCTGCTGACGCTCGGGTTCGCCGTGGTCAACAGGCTCGTCCTCGACGGCCGCAACGGCCAGTCGATCGGTCGGCGGATCACCAGGACCCGACTCGTCTCGCTGCAGACCGGCCGGCCGATCGGGGTCGGGCGTGCGCTGCTGCGCCAGCTCTGCCACCTCGTCGACACCGCGACGTTCTACGTCGGCTACCTGCTCCCGCTGTTCACCAGGGAACGGCAGACGATCGCGGACATGGTGCTGAAGACCGTCGTCGTGCGTACGACCGCCGGAGGCAGGTGA
- a CDS encoding GNAT family N-acetyltransferase, with translation MVVHRVPAVPLARTRGRGHTRFRRRRSWLAWHDHGVDIRHASSVEEIVAAEHLLDGPAEPAATERFVADPLHHMLIAYVDDRPAGMVTGVEMTHPDKGTEMFLYELGVDEAYRRKGIGSALAAELAQLARDRGCYFQWVLVDNDNEAALATYRRAGVTEEAPQTMLGWDFAGQG, from the coding sequence ATGGTGGTGCACCGGGTGCCCGCGGTACCTCTCGCACGCACGAGGGGCCGCGGGCATACCCGTTTCCGGAGGCGACGCAGCTGGCTCGCATGGCATGATCACGGCGTGGACATCAGACACGCGTCCTCGGTCGAGGAGATCGTCGCGGCCGAGCACCTGCTCGACGGACCGGCCGAGCCGGCCGCCACGGAACGCTTCGTCGCCGACCCCCTCCACCACATGCTCATCGCCTACGTCGACGACCGGCCGGCCGGCATGGTGACCGGCGTCGAGATGACCCACCCGGACAAGGGCACCGAGATGTTCCTGTACGAGCTCGGCGTCGACGAGGCGTACCGGCGCAAGGGCATCGGCTCGGCCCTCGCCGCGGAGCTGGCGCAGCTCGCCCGCGACCGTGGCTGCTACTTCCAATGGGTGCTCGTCGACAACGACAACGAGGCCGCCCTCGCCACCTACCGCCGCGCCGGCGTGACGGAGGAGGCACCCCAGACGATGCTGGGCTGGGACTTCGCCGGTCAGGGGTAG
- a CDS encoding histidine ammonia-lyase, giving the protein MLLDGRSLRVPDVERLARRDAEAEVAPESRALVASARATVLAVARQRPVYGLSTGVGANREVEVDTDDIGGHGMRVLRSHAACTGPTEADDVVRATLAIRLNQILAGGSGIRPEVVDALATALATDSLPVLHRYGALGTGDLSPLAELGLTLAGELPWRTGGVPPLRFVAGEALAFMSSSALTLATAVLASGMAARLIRAGHVVAALSFLALQGNAEAYAPAVHEARPHRGSVEVAAELRRLLGPPRESSRIQDPFALRAIPQVNGAAVETLDRVREVLDVEINSAVENPLVVAADGVPAEVLHHGQFHATEVASALDSARLAIAATCALSTGRLGALLEPDLTGLSVFLSSGPAGSSGLLVLEYVAHDVLAEIQHEAMPVTTGTAVISRGLEDHASFATQAARYTAALAEHVPTVLGCELVAAVRALRSAPERVSGAPVQEAYAIADAALPAGAADRPPGDDIAAAVALLPRLAAAVG; this is encoded by the coding sequence ATACTCCTCGACGGGCGGTCCCTGCGCGTCCCCGACGTCGAACGCCTCGCCCGGCGCGACGCCGAGGCCGAGGTGGCGCCCGAGTCCCGCGCGCTCGTCGCGTCCGCGCGGGCGACCGTCCTCGCGGTGGCGCGGCAGCGACCCGTCTACGGCCTGTCGACCGGCGTCGGCGCCAACCGCGAGGTCGAGGTCGACACCGACGACATCGGCGGTCACGGCATGCGGGTGCTCCGCAGCCATGCCGCCTGCACCGGACCGACGGAGGCCGACGACGTCGTCCGCGCCACGCTCGCCATCAGGCTCAACCAGATCCTCGCCGGCGGGTCGGGCATCCGTCCCGAGGTCGTGGACGCGCTCGCCACCGCGCTGGCGACCGACTCGCTCCCGGTCCTGCACCGCTACGGCGCGCTCGGCACCGGCGACCTCTCGCCTCTCGCGGAGCTCGGGCTCACGCTGGCCGGTGAGCTGCCCTGGCGTACCGGCGGAGTGCCGCCGCTGCGGTTCGTCGCGGGCGAGGCGCTCGCCTTCATGAGCAGCAGCGCTCTTACCCTCGCCACCGCGGTACTGGCCAGTGGCATGGCCGCGCGTCTCATTCGGGCGGGCCACGTCGTCGCCGCCCTGTCGTTCCTCGCCCTCCAGGGCAACGCGGAGGCGTACGCACCCGCCGTGCACGAGGCCCGGCCGCACCGCGGATCGGTCGAGGTGGCGGCGGAGCTGCGGCGGCTGCTCGGCCCGCCGCGCGAGAGCAGCCGCATCCAGGACCCGTTCGCGCTGCGCGCCATCCCGCAGGTCAACGGCGCCGCGGTCGAGACTCTCGACCGGGTACGCGAGGTGCTCGACGTCGAGATCAACTCCGCAGTCGAGAACCCACTCGTCGTCGCCGCGGACGGCGTGCCGGCCGAGGTGCTCCACCACGGTCAGTTCCACGCCACCGAGGTCGCGTCCGCGCTCGACTCCGCCCGCCTCGCGATCGCGGCCACGTGCGCGCTGTCCACCGGCCGGCTCGGCGCGCTGCTCGAACCCGACCTCACCGGCCTGAGCGTCTTCCTCTCCTCGGGACCCGCGGGCAGCTCGGGCCTGCTCGTGCTCGAGTACGTGGCCCACGACGTGCTCGCCGAGATCCAGCACGAGGCCATGCCGGTCACGACCGGCACCGCCGTCATCTCCCGCGGGCTGGAGGACCACGCGAGTTTCGCCACGCAGGCCGCCCGCTACACCGCCGCCCTCGCCGAGCACGTGCCAACGGTGCTCGGCTGCGAGCTGGTGGCGGCGGTCCGCGCGCTGCGCTCGGCGCCGGAACGCGTGTCCGGCGCTCCCGTGCAGGAGGCGTACGCGATCGCCGACGCCGCCCTGCCCGCGGGTGCCGCCGACCGGCCGCCGGGCGACGACATCGCCGCCGCCGTCGCCCTGCTCCCCCGCCTGGCTGCGGCCGTCGGGTGA
- a CDS encoding NAD(P)-binding protein: protein MSDITVVGGGLAGLVAAITAAEAGAGVRLYESHGTLGGRARSLDGSYVANDGTRVFYADGPHWAWLQERGLAGPAAQLGLAEFRRSAFRYGGGMVKVPPMALLRAAARRRLRAPVDRDFHGWACEHFGERSARAVEAFLGVVTYDADPGRLSAAFAWERFLRVTTPGLPLPRYVIGGWQSVVDRLAAHATRLGVRIEVGTRVDTLPEPPVVIATQLVSARQLLGDDDLAWESGHSALLDVGLVADRKDPFLVWDLDEGGFVERYSSPDPSLAPPGHSLVQAQLPVRPGERNADAHARLERLFDQAYAGWRERTTWRRDATARGRTGALDLPGRTWRDRPAVDRGDGVFVAGDQMAAPGLLSEVSFTSAVEAARGAAALVVSTPGARPRAPRSAR, encoded by the coding sequence ATGTCGGACATCACGGTGGTAGGCGGCGGGCTCGCGGGTCTGGTCGCGGCGATCACGGCGGCCGAGGCAGGAGCGGGCGTGCGGCTGTACGAGTCGCACGGCACGCTGGGCGGACGGGCGCGCTCGCTCGACGGGTCGTACGTCGCCAACGACGGCACCCGGGTCTTCTACGCCGACGGCCCGCACTGGGCCTGGCTGCAGGAGCGGGGGCTCGCCGGCCCCGCGGCGCAGCTCGGCCTCGCGGAGTTCCGGCGGAGCGCCTTCCGGTACGGGGGCGGCATGGTCAAGGTGCCGCCGATGGCTCTGCTGCGGGCGGCGGCGAGGCGCCGGCTACGGGCGCCGGTCGACCGCGACTTCCACGGCTGGGCGTGCGAGCACTTCGGCGAGCGCTCCGCCCGCGCGGTCGAGGCGTTCCTCGGCGTGGTGACGTACGACGCCGACCCGGGACGGCTGTCGGCGGCGTTCGCGTGGGAGCGGTTCCTCCGGGTGACGACGCCCGGCCTGCCGTTGCCGCGGTACGTCATCGGCGGCTGGCAGTCGGTCGTCGACCGACTCGCCGCCCATGCGACGCGGCTCGGCGTGCGTATCGAGGTCGGCACCAGGGTCGACACCCTCCCCGAACCGCCCGTGGTGATCGCGACGCAGCTCGTCTCGGCCCGGCAGCTGCTCGGTGACGACGACCTCGCGTGGGAGAGCGGGCACAGCGCTCTGCTCGACGTCGGTCTCGTCGCCGACCGGAAGGACCCGTTCCTCGTCTGGGACCTCGACGAGGGCGGCTTCGTCGAGCGCTACTCCAGCCCCGACCCGTCGCTCGCGCCGCCGGGGCACTCGCTGGTGCAGGCGCAGCTGCCGGTACGTCCCGGCGAACGCAACGCCGACGCGCACGCCAGGCTCGAGCGCCTCTTCGACCAGGCGTACGCGGGGTGGCGGGAGCGGACGACCTGGCGCAGGGACGCCACGGCGCGGGGCCGTACCGGCGCGCTCGACCTCCCCGGACGCACCTGGCGCGACCGGCCGGCGGTCGACAGGGGCGACGGCGTGTTCGTCGCCGGCGACCAGATGGCTGCGCCCGGCCTGCTCAGCGAGGTGTCGTTCACCAGTGCCGTCGAGGCGGCCCGTGGCGCGGCCGCGCTCGTCGTGTCTACCCCTGGAGCGCGGCCACGAGCGCCTCGGTCCGCCCGGTGA
- a CDS encoding oxidoreductase, translating into MRVLVLGGTAWLGGELAKTARAHGHEVTCLARGESGDPPPGVRWVSADRGESAAYDDVRDESWDEVVDVSWQPGLVRSALDALGERTRHWTYVSSCSVYARDDVPGADESAEPHEPLDGDVADWTVYGQAKSACERACAEAVGEKLHVSRVGLLSGPGDRSDRFGYWPGRFALAAESGAGADLEAAVLAPDVPEQPTQSTDVRDFAEWLVTGAENGLTGTFNVSGEKTPFGEVLAAARKVAGHDGGLVLADPDWLVDQGVDFYMGPESLPLWLHGAEYAGHSARSDAAAVAAGLRRRPLVETLVDALAFERERGLTRERRAGLSREKELDLLRGLAEASRA; encoded by the coding sequence ATGAGAGTCCTGGTGCTCGGCGGAACGGCGTGGCTGGGTGGCGAGCTGGCGAAGACGGCGCGTGCCCACGGACACGAGGTCACGTGCCTCGCGCGCGGCGAGAGCGGCGACCCGCCGCCCGGCGTGCGGTGGGTGTCGGCGGACCGGGGCGAGTCCGCGGCGTACGACGACGTCCGCGACGAGTCGTGGGACGAGGTCGTCGACGTCTCGTGGCAGCCGGGCCTGGTGCGGTCGGCGCTCGACGCGCTGGGCGAGCGCACCCGGCACTGGACGTACGTCTCGTCGTGCTCGGTCTACGCGCGTGACGACGTCCCCGGTGCCGACGAGAGCGCCGAGCCGCACGAGCCGCTCGATGGTGACGTCGCCGACTGGACGGTCTACGGCCAGGCGAAGTCCGCCTGCGAGCGGGCGTGCGCGGAGGCCGTCGGCGAGAAGCTGCACGTCTCCCGCGTCGGGCTGCTCTCCGGGCCGGGAGACCGTAGCGACCGGTTCGGGTACTGGCCGGGACGCTTCGCTCTCGCGGCCGAGTCCGGCGCGGGCGCCGACCTCGAGGCCGCCGTGCTCGCCCCCGACGTCCCCGAGCAGCCCACCCAGTCGACGGACGTCAGGGACTTCGCCGAGTGGCTCGTCACGGGCGCGGAGAACGGCCTGACCGGCACGTTCAACGTCAGCGGGGAGAAGACGCCGTTCGGCGAGGTGCTCGCCGCGGCGCGCAAGGTCGCCGGACACGACGGTGGCCTTGTCCTCGCCGACCCCGACTGGCTGGTCGACCAGGGCGTCGACTTCTACATGGGGCCGGAGTCCCTGCCGCTGTGGCTGCACGGCGCCGAGTACGCCGGCCACAGCGCGCGGTCCGACGCTGCCGCGGTGGCCGCGGGGCTGCGGCGTCGCCCGCTGGTGGAGACGCTCGTCGACGCGTTGGCCTTCGAACGTGAGCGCGGCCTGACCAGGGAGCGTCGCGCGGGGCTCAGCAGGGAGAAGGAGCTCGACCTGCTGCGTGGCCTGGCCGAGGCGTCCCGCGCCTGA
- a CDS encoding ATP-binding cassette domain-containing protein: protein MSTDPVLEVTDLTVSFPTEDGLVRAVRGVSYDLRQGEVLGIVGESGSGKSVTSMAVMGLLPASAKVGGSVRFRGRELLGASDREMRSVRGGRIAMVFQDPMTSLNPVYPVGDQIAEAVRAHNDISAAAARERAVELLAMMQIPRPRERARDYPHEFSGGMRQRVVIATAMANDPDVIIADEPTTALDVTVQAQVLQALETARSETDAAMVLITHDLGVVAGSADRVLVMYAGRPVELGAVDDIYYEPRMPYTLGLIGSLPRLDRRGDRLVPITGSPPSLLDLPPGCPFAPRCPMRQDVCDDEPELRPTASDGHLAACHFSADLAGRRPDEVFAVTSVDDDTGGAP from the coding sequence ATGAGCACCGACCCTGTCCTGGAGGTGACCGACCTCACCGTCTCGTTCCCGACCGAGGACGGGCTCGTCCGTGCCGTCCGCGGTGTCAGCTACGACCTGCGGCAGGGCGAGGTGCTCGGGATCGTCGGGGAGTCCGGCTCCGGCAAGTCGGTCACGTCCATGGCGGTCATGGGGCTGCTGCCGGCGTCGGCGAAGGTCGGCGGGTCGGTACGGTTTCGCGGCCGGGAGCTGCTCGGTGCGTCCGACCGGGAGATGCGGAGCGTCAGGGGCGGCCGGATCGCGATGGTCTTCCAGGACCCGATGACCTCGCTCAACCCGGTCTACCCGGTCGGCGACCAGATCGCCGAGGCCGTGCGGGCGCACAACGACATCAGCGCCGCGGCCGCACGCGAGCGCGCGGTCGAGCTGCTCGCGATGATGCAGATTCCCCGTCCCAGGGAACGCGCGCGCGACTACCCGCACGAGTTCTCCGGCGGCATGCGGCAGCGGGTCGTCATCGCCACCGCGATGGCCAACGACCCCGACGTCATCATCGCCGACGAGCCGACCACCGCGCTCGACGTCACGGTGCAGGCGCAGGTGCTGCAGGCACTGGAGACCGCACGGAGCGAGACCGACGCCGCCATGGTGCTGATCACCCACGACCTCGGCGTCGTCGCCGGCTCCGCCGACCGCGTGCTCGTCATGTACGCAGGCCGGCCGGTCGAGCTCGGCGCCGTCGACGACATCTACTACGAGCCCCGGATGCCGTACACGCTCGGGCTGATCGGCAGCCTCCCCCGGCTCGACCGGCGAGGCGACCGGCTCGTCCCGATCACCGGCTCGCCGCCGTCGCTGCTCGACCTGCCGCCCGGCTGCCCGTTCGCGCCGCGCTGCCCGATGCGGCAGGACGTCTGCGACGACGAGCCCGAGCTGCGTCCCACGGCGTCCGACGGCCACCTCGCGGCCTGCCACTTCTCCGCCGACCTGGCAGGTCGGCGACCCGACGAGGTGTTCGCCGTGACGTCCGTCGACGACGACACGGGAGGCGCGCCGTGA
- a CDS encoding nuclear transport factor 2 family protein → MPTQETITTRTPREVAEQVRRMVEGASGSTFVDMFAADGVLEYPFAMPGMPERLEGRDAIREFYAAAAATRGRLEIDEVTMELHETTDPEVVVVEIEHRGTSHATNGPYRVTAVGVMRVRDGEIVSYRDYMDPLTLARVTGRTEALVAALQG, encoded by the coding sequence ATGCCCACGCAGGAGACGATCACGACTCGCACCCCCCGCGAGGTCGCGGAGCAGGTGCGCCGCATGGTGGAGGGCGCCTCCGGGAGCACCTTCGTCGACATGTTCGCGGCGGACGGGGTCCTGGAGTACCCGTTCGCCATGCCCGGCATGCCCGAGCGCCTGGAGGGGCGCGACGCGATCCGCGAGTTCTACGCCGCCGCGGCGGCCACCCGGGGTCGGCTGGAGATCGACGAGGTCACGATGGAGCTGCACGAGACCACCGACCCGGAGGTCGTCGTGGTCGAGATCGAGCACCGCGGCACCTCGCACGCGACGAACGGCCCCTACCGCGTCACCGCCGTGGGCGTGATGCGCGTGCGCGACGGTGAGATCGTGTCGTACCGCGACTACATGGACCCGCTCACGCTCGCCCGGGTCACCGGGCGGACCGAGGCGCTCGTGGCCGCGCTCCAGGGGTAG
- a CDS encoding oxidoreductase, whose protein sequence is MVLATTVGTGSAAQAAPALPSWQERPTGTTEQFRGLAAVNRYVGWVAGSGGTVLRTFDGGRHWEDVSPLGAEELEFRDIEAFGARHAVALTIGEGDASRVYVTRDGGRHWQESFVNDDPAAFYDCMTFFDERHGLAMSDPVDGRIRLIRTSDGGRSWRVADPAGMPDALPGEFGFAASGTCLVSSGPRDAWIATGGGERSRVFHTRDRGRTWSVTDTPVPSGPSAGIYALAFRGRRHGLAVGGDYTTPESAPDAFATTRDGGRSFELVGAGAPTEYRSGAAWLGARVAFAVGPTGSDVSVDGGRTWRTFDEGSLDGVQCTADRACWGSGPDGRVTILRDYP, encoded by the coding sequence ATGGTCCTCGCCACGACGGTCGGGACGGGCTCCGCGGCCCAGGCCGCGCCCGCGCTGCCGAGCTGGCAGGAACGGCCGACCGGCACCACCGAGCAGTTCCGCGGTCTCGCCGCGGTCAACAGGTACGTGGGCTGGGTCGCCGGCAGCGGCGGTACGGTGCTGCGCACCTTCGACGGCGGCCGGCACTGGGAGGACGTCTCGCCGCTGGGGGCGGAGGAGCTCGAGTTCCGCGACATCGAGGCGTTCGGCGCCAGGCACGCGGTGGCGCTCACGATCGGTGAGGGGGACGCGTCGCGGGTGTACGTCACGCGCGACGGCGGGCGGCACTGGCAGGAGAGCTTCGTCAACGACGACCCGGCCGCGTTCTACGACTGCATGACGTTCTTCGACGAGCGGCACGGTCTCGCGATGAGCGACCCGGTCGACGGCAGGATCCGGCTCATCCGCACCTCGGACGGCGGGCGCTCCTGGCGCGTGGCCGACCCGGCTGGCATGCCCGACGCCCTGCCGGGGGAGTTCGGGTTCGCGGCGAGCGGCACCTGCCTGGTCTCGTCGGGACCGCGGGACGCGTGGATCGCGACCGGCGGCGGCGAGCGCTCGCGCGTGTTCCACACCCGCGACCGCGGTCGCACCTGGTCGGTGACCGACACCCCGGTGCCCAGCGGTCCCAGCGCGGGCATCTACGCGCTGGCGTTCCGCGGCCGCCGTCACGGCCTCGCCGTCGGCGGCGACTACACGACACCGGAGTCGGCACCCGACGCGTTCGCCACGACCCGCGACGGTGGCCGGTCGTTCGAGCTGGTCGGCGCGGGCGCACCCACCGAGTACCGCTCGGGCGCGGCCTGGCTCGGCGCGCGGGTGGCGTTCGCCGTCGGACCCACCGGCAGCGACGTCAGCGTCGACGGCGGCCGCACCTGGCGGACGTTCGACGAGGGCAGCCTCGACGGCGTGCAGTGCACGGCCGACCGCGCGTGCTGGGGCTCGGGCCCCGACGGACGCGTGACGATCCTGCGCGACTACCCCTGA